Proteins encoded within one genomic window of Manis pentadactyla isolate mManPen7 chromosome 4, mManPen7.hap1, whole genome shotgun sequence:
- the IQCC gene encoding LOW QUALITY PROTEIN: IQ domain-containing protein C (The sequence of the model RefSeq protein was modified relative to this genomic sequence to represent the inferred CDS: inserted 1 base in 1 codon), producing the protein MERERELERPIQKVSMLQACVRGFLVRRQFQSLRAEYEAIVREIEGDLGMLQWTEGWIPRPRFLPEKPKSHRTWKAKERVPNSEQKLRSHLQCKEPQREALWEEMMLKKSGESLANSGSLPYTDDSPWLQNEQRKPSQEKARDRSKMENPGLPHSHTELQELQYHRNHLAMELLWLQQAINSRKEYLILKQTLRSPEXDQARDKPSMCREHKAQAYERAGSQPSPPLEDQSLRNKTSGEPDQADDSCWTLKLQPHKSPESLATPEKIKYRDPCYKRTGQHLHTPSDNQTTENRLTKEPDHGEQTSREICMQLTELLEDHTPKGLKPRLGATILERP; encoded by the exons ATGGAGCGGGAGAGGGAGCTGGAGCGGCCGATTCAGAAGGTGTCAATGTTGCAG GCCTGCGTCCGGGGCTTCTTGGTCCGACGCCAATTCCAGAGTCTGAGAGCTGAGTATGAGGCTATTGTACGAGAGATCGAGGGTGATCTGGGCATGCTTCAGTGGACTGAGGGCTGGATTCCTCGGCCCCGATTTCTTCCAGAG AAGCCAAAATCCCATCGGACCTGGAAGGCCAAAGAGAGGGTGCCAAATTCAGAGCAGAAACTAAGGAGCCACCTCCAATGTAAAGAGCCTCAGAGAGAGGCCCTCTGGGAGGAGATGATGCTGAAGAAGTCAGGAGAGAGCTTGGCAAACTCAGGAAGTCTTCCTTACACAGATGACAGCCCCTGGCTTCAGAATGAGCAAAGGAAACCCAGTCAAGAGAAGGCCAGAGATAGGTCAAAGATGGAGAACCCAG GACTGCCCCATAGCCACACTGAGCTCCAGGAGCTTCAGTACCACCGCAACCACTTGGCCATGGAACTATTGTGGCTACAACAGGCCATCAATAGCCGTAAGGAG TACTTAATTCTCAAACAAACACTGAGATCCCCAG GTGATCAGGCCAGAGACAAGCCCAGCATGTGCCGAGAACACAAGGCACAGGCCTATGAGAGAGCTGGGTCACAACCAAGCCCACCACTGGAAGACCAGTCCCTCAGAAACAAGACCAGTGGAGAGCCAGACCAGGCAGATGATTCCTGCTGGACGCTCAAATTACAACCCCACAAATCCCCAGAAAGTCTGGCCACTCCAGAAAAAATCAAGTACAGGGATCCATGCTACAAAAGGACTGGACAACATCTGCACACACCATCAGATAACCAGACCACAGAGAACAGGCTCACCAAAGAGCCAGACCATGGGGAACAGACCTCTAGAGAGATCTGCATGCAGTTGACAGAACTCCTGGAGGACCACACCCCAAAAGGCCTCAAACCTAGGCTAGGGGCTACTATTCTGGAGAGGCCATGA